The segment TCTTCGTTATCACGTTGTGCATCAACAGGTTTTTCAGTTGTTGCTTTTGCTGACTGCTCGTCTTGTTGTTGACGTTGCTGTTTTTGCGCTTGAATTTCTTCTTTACGAGACTGACGCTTCTGCTCTTTCGCTTCATCGTTATTACGGTTTTGGCGAGGAGCTTTTGCAGCCTTGTCGTTTTGCTGTTGACGGTTTTTGTCATTACGGTCATTGCGACGACGATTTTGGCGTTGCTCGTTATTACGCTCTTGACGTTCGTCATTGTTCTCAACATCGTTGTTATCTTGTCGATTATTACGACGGTTGTTATCACGACTGTTGTCACGGTTATTACGACGGTTGTCAGAACGATCGTTGCGACGATTGTTGTTGCGACGATTATTTTGATTGTTGTTTTGTTCTGTTTTTGCTTCTGCTGGTTTCTCTTGTTGCTGTTCAGGGCTACCAGAGAAGAATGAAGCTAATACAGAGAAGAAACGGCTTAATAAACCAGGTTTCTTGGCTGATGCAGGAGCAGGTTTAGCCGTTACTTTTGGTGTCGGCTTAGTTGCAGGCTTTGCAACAGGCGCTGGTTGTTTTGGTGCAGTGAAACCTTGAAGTACTGGCTCTTCACGTTTTTTGATGACGCGCTCAGGTTGTGGTGCTTCAATTGCTTCAGCTTCTTTTAACGCTTCTAACGTTTTAGGTATATGGTAGGAAAGTGTGTCTTGCTCTTCACCTTCACGAATACGCAGGACTTCAAAGTGCGGCGTTTCCATATCAGAGTTCGGAACGATAACAACACGTACACCATGGTACTTTTCAATGTGCTGAACTGAACGACGCTTTTCGTTGAGAAGGTATGAGGCAACAGGTACAGGTACAATAGCAAGTACTTGGGAGCTGTTATCTTTTAGTGCTTCTTCTTCGATTAGTCGTAGAATTGATAGTGATAGTGATTCATTATCACGAACAACACCAGTGCCAGAACAACGAGGACAAACGTGGTGGCTCGCTTCTGCAAGAGAAGGGCTTAAACGTTGACGAGACATTTCAAGTAGACCGAAACGTGAGATTCGACCGATTTGAACACGTGCGCGATCCATACGAACAGCTTCACGTAAACGGTTTTCAACTTCACGTTGGTGGCGAACAGGTGTCATATCAATAAAGTCGATAACAACCAGACCACCTAAGTCACGTAGACGTAATTGACGTGCAATTTCATCGGCAGCTTCTAAGTTTGTCTGTAGTGCTGTTTCTTCAATATCGCCACCCTTTGTTGCACGAGCAGAGTTGATATCGATAGACGTTAATGCTTCTGTTGGGTCAATAACAACAGAGCCACCTGAAGGTAAACGAACTTCGCGCTGGAACGCAGAGTCAATTTGGCTTTCAATTTGGTAGTGGCTAAATAGTGGAACCTCACCCTCGTAACGCTTAACGCGAGACAAGAAATCAGGACGAACTAATTTAATATGATCACGTGCGCGGTCGAAAATTTTCGGGCTATCGATTAGAATTTCACCGATGTCACGACGTAAATAATCGCGGATTGCACGAGCAATCACATTACTTTCTTGGTGGATAAGAAACGGAGCTGATTGTGAATCGGCTGCTTCTTTTACAGCATTCCAATGGTTTAGTAGAACGTTTAAATCCCACTCAAGCTCTTCACCTGATTTACCCACGCCTGCTGTACGTACAATTAGACCCATACCTTGCGGTAAGTCTAATGTGCTTAGTGCAGCTTTAAGTTGGGTACGCTCTTCACCTTCGATACGACGAGAAATACCGCCAGCACGAGGGTTGTTAGGCATTAAAACAAGGTAACTACCTGCTAGAGAGATAAAAGTAGTAAGGGCTGCGCCTTTGTTTCCACGTTCTTCTTTATCAACTTGGACGATAACTTCTTGGCCTTCTTTTAGGACTTCCTTGATATTAGGACGACCTTGGTAAGAATAATTGGCAGGGAAGTAATCTTTCGCAACTTCTTTAAGAGGAAGGAAACCGTGACGCTCAGCACCATAGTCAACGAACGCTGCTTCCAGACTTGGTTCGATGCGTGTGATGCGGCCTTTGTAGATATTTGCTTTTTTAGATTCGTGACCAGGGCTTTCGATATCAAGATCAAATAGCTTTTGGCCATCAACTAATGCGACGCGCAACTCTTCCTTCTGAGTTGCGTTAATCAACATTCTTTTCATTATATTGTACTCATTTATTGTCGTTGTATTAGTACGCTAGTTACATCTGTTTTTTGATGGCGCCGGACTCCAAGTCTGATGTACGGTTGCAACCTCACGGTTGGAATGCAGGAGTGCTTTCTGGCCACACTTATCAGCCAACTGTATGTGAGATGGTTAGATCTAAAAAATACAGCTGGTATCACCACATTGAAGTGGTTGTATCTGTCACATCAAAAAAAAATGTAATTTGACGCACTAAAAAAAACTCCGATAACCCTAACGTCTTACGCCATTTGCTGCGTTTATTATCTGAGTTGTATAAAAAATAGCCATAAAGATGGTTATATGCTCATCTTGTCAATGAAGTAGGCAAAAAAACCTACCTCAGCACACAATGATAGCAGGCTCACTTTTTTGCGGCAATCTGCTTTATTTGCGTGATACAATCAAACCCATGACAGAAGATAAACCTAAAGTGCAATTCATCGACATTAGCGATGACTTTGCAGGCCAGCGGATTGATAATTTTCTCCGCGCTAGGCTTAAAAACGTACCAAAAAGTATGATTTACCGCATTTTGCGTAAAGGCGAGGTGCGAGTAAACAAAAAACGTATTAAACCTGAATATAAATTGCAGGATGGTGATCTAGTACGCGTACCGCCGGTTTTTGTTCCTGAAAAAGAAGAACAAGCACCAGTAAGTACCAAGTTGAATAAAGTCGCTGAATTAGAGCATTGCATTATCTATGAAGATGATCATATGTTAATTCTGAACAAACCATCAGGAACGGCAGTTCATGGTGGCAGTGGCTTAAAGTTTGGTGCTATTGAAGCATTACGAGCGTTACGCCCTGATGCACGATTTTTGGAACTCGTTCACCGAATTGACCGTGATACCTCGGGCATTTTGTTAGTGGCAAAGAAGCGTTCAGCTCTTCGTCAATTGCAAGAGCAATTTAGAAATAAAACGGTGCAGAAATATTACTTCGCTTTAGTAATGGGAGAATGGAAAGCGAATTGCCGAAAAGTCACTGCACCTTTGTTAAAAAATGAAGTAAACAGCATTGTACGTGTTAACCCACAAGGTAAAGCATCCGATACGCGTTTTAAGGTATTAGAGCGATTCCCACAGGCGACATTGGTACAAGCTAGCCCTGTAACGGGTCGTACGCATCAGATCCGTGTGCATTGTCAGTATGAAGGCCATCCTATTGCTTGGGATGATCGTTATGGTGATCCACGTTTTGATGCCTACACTAAAAAAACAGGTTTAGGGCGTTTGTTCCTTCATGCTGCAAATATCAAATTTACGCATCCAAGTACGGATGAAGCGATGGATATTAGCGCGCCAATGGAACCGGTTTTAGAACGTTGTTTGGAAAAACTACGTCAAATGTAACCAAAGTGAAAGGCGAGGAAATAGTCTCGCCTTTTGTTTTGCACGAATGTTAGTGACTAAGTCTTATAAAACAGAAACGTCCTCATTAGCTAACATTTCTGTTAATGCAATCAAAGGTAATCCTACGAGAGTGTTAGGATCGCGCCCTTCAAGTTTATCAAATAGTGCTATTCCTAAACCTTCGCTTTTAAAACTCCCAGCACAATATAAAGGTTGTTCTTTTCTCACGTAATTCTCAATTTGTTGTGTCGTTAGTGTTTTAAAGTGGACATGAAAGGGTTCACAAATGACTTGAGTTGATTGCGTTTTTGCATTGTAAACACATAGCCCTGTGTAAAAAGTAATGGTTTTGCCACTTGCGGCTTGTAATTGCCTACAAGCATTTTCTTCAGTATGGGGTTTACCTAAGATTTTCCCATCAATCACACAAACTTGATCTGATCCTATAATAAGAGAGTCTGGGTAAGTGCTGGCACAAGCTTTGGCTTTTAATTGTGCGAGTCTACAGACTAATTCTTGGGCGGATTCTGTGGGTAATACCGTCTCATCAGTTTCAGGGTTTGCCGTTTCAAAACGGATCGCTAACTTTTCGAGTAGCATTTTTCGGTAAGGGGAGGTTGATGCCAGTAATAATGGTTGTGTCATAACAGTGTTCTACACATCTAGAGTGAATTTTAATAGAACAATGATATAGGAAGTTTCACTATGATTGCTGCAACTTTTATTAGGATTATATTGAATTGAGATTGTTGTATTACGGTTGTTTCATTCCACAATTCGGTGTATGTTCCCGCATAATTTGTTAGATCCCCAATTAGACTAATGACAAGACTCATATTGTTCAAAATATATGTGGGTTATTGATAGCGACTGCATATGATTATACGTCTATATCAGTTGCTTTGTGCGCTATGTTGGGTGTTATTTCATCGATTGTTCCGACACGATCAAGTGATTGAGTAGCAGACATTTATAATTTTATTACTGAGATGTGGTGTCGAAGCGTTTTGTAATTTTCATCACAGCATGAGAATTGGTCAAAAGCTGTTAAATCACACACATTTCCTTTGACTCAAACAGACTATAAGGCTAATATTCGCGCCCTATGCAAAAGGTAAAATTGCCGCTAAAGGTAGATCCAGTACGCACAGCACAAAAAAGACTCGATTATGATGGCATCATCAAAGCCGATCTTTTGTCTCGCCTAGCTGAATCAACCCAGAGCGTAATAAGTGATGCAAACGTCAACTTGTCTTTTGACCTTGACCAACGTCGTATTCCTTTCATCCGCGGTATCGCAGATGTAGACGTGATGTTGACCTGTCAGCGATGTCAGGGAGAATTTCCACACCATATTCATGTGGAATTCTGTTATAGTCCGGTTCGCAACGAAGAAGCCGTAGATGAGTTACCGGAAGCCTATGAGCCGACAATCGTCGACGAAAATGGCGAGATCAACCTGATTCAACTTGTTGAAGACGAATTGATTCTGGAATTACCACAAGTCGCAATGCACGACGATGCTGATTGTAAAATTGGCTCGAAGAACATGTCTTTTGGTGAGATCCCCGTTGCTGATGAGCGTCCGAATCCGTTTGCAGTATTGAAAAATCTTAAGAGTTAAATTTAACAGGAGTAGGGTTAATGGCCGTACAAAAGAGCAAAAAATCACGTGCAGCACGTGGTATGCGTCGTTCACACGATGCCCTAACTACAGCAGCAGTTTCTGTAGATAAAGCATCTGGTGAGACTCACCTACGTCACCACGTGACAGCTGACGGTTTCTACCGTGGCCGCAAGGTTATCAACAAGTAAGGTTGAACCTTGATGGGTCTTACCGTTGCACTTGATGCAATGGGCGGGGATTTCGGTCCTCAAGTAACAGTGCCTGCCGCCGTGCAGGCACTGTTGCATTCGCCTGAGCTCAAACTTATTCTTTTCGGTGATCTAAGTGCAATCACTGCGCAGTTAACTCTCCTCAATAAGCTTAACCACCCTAGGCTAACGATCGTACATTGCGATACCGTTATCGCCAACGAAACACGTCCATCACAAGCCCTTAGACATAGTAAAGGCTCATCTATGCGTATGGCATTAGATGCAGTTGCAGCAGGCCAAGCAGATGCATGTGTCAGCGCAGGTAATACTGGCGCACTCATGGCATTATCACGTTTTGTGTTGAAACAACTTCCGGGTGTTGAACGTCCTGCATTAATTTCAGCGATACCCAATCGTGGTGAAAATCCAACATGGCTTCTTGATCTTGGCGCGAATGTGTCTTGCGATGCTGATACTTTATTCCAGTTTGCAGTTATGGGCTCTGTTCTTGCTGAACAAACCTTAGGTGCTATGCCGCGTGTCGCATTATTAAATATTGGCGAAGAAGAGATCAAAGGTAATGATTTAGTCAAACGTTGTGCTGAAATGTTGATTCAATCTCCGGATATCAACTATGTTGGCTACGTTGAAGGCCACCAACTTTATTCAGATAAAGCCGATGTTATAGTGTGTGATGGTTTCGTTGGCAACGTGAGTTTAAAGACCAGCGAAGGGGTCGCAAACTTATTTATTGAACGGATAAAACGTGCAATAGGTAGAAACCCAATTCGACGCATTATTGCTAAATGGCTGTTTAGTGAGCTATTTGAGAGCTTGCAACAGTTGAACCCCGACCAGTATAACGGTGCAAGTCTGTTAGGATTGCGCGGTATTGTGGTTAAAAGCCATGGAAGTGCTGATACTGTCGCTTTCGCTCATGCGATAAGTGAAGCGGTTTACGAAGTTAAACAACAAATACCGAACAAAATCAGTGACCGTTTAGAAGAGGTCCTACTCGAGAGGCACTATTAGTCTTCATGAATAGCAAAATTCTAGGAACTGGCAGCTACCTGCCACAACAAGTACGCTCGAATGCGGACTTAGAAAAAATGGTAGAAACAAGCGATGAGTGGATTGTGACACGAACAGGTATTCGTGAACGTCGTATTTCGTCTGAAGATGAAACTGTTGCCGTAATGGGCTACCAAGCTTCGTTAAAAGCAATTGAGATGGCGGGGATTGATAAAGAAGATATCGATCTGATCATTGTTGCCACTTCTAGTGCCAGCCATTCATTTCCATCAGCAGCTTGCCAAGTGCAAGGTATGCTAGATATTAAGGGCTGTCCTGCATTTGATTTATCTGCGGCGTGTACAGGCTTTGTTTATGCGTTAAGTGTTGCTGATCAGCATATCAAAACGGGTATGGCGAAAAATGTACTTGTTATTGGTTCTGATGCACTTTCTCATTGCTGTGATCCAGAAGATCGCTCAACCATTATTTTATTTGGTGATGCGGCGGGTGCGGTTGTGATTGGTGCGAGTGAAGAGCCGGGTATTATTTCAACGCATTTATATGCTGATGGTCATTTTGGTGGTTTATTAAGTCTAGCTGTGCCAGAACATGGTAAAGATTTTGATGCCAACAAGTGGCTTTACATGGCAGGTAATGAAGTATTTAAAGTGGCGGTAACCCAGTTATCGAACTTAGTGAAAAGTACGCTTGCTGAAAATAATATGGATAAGTCAGAGTTAGATTGGCTTGTGCCTCACCAAGCGAATATGCGTATTATCTCAGCGACGGCGAAAAAATTATCTATGTCGATGGATCAAGTTGTGGTTACGCTTGATCGTCATGGTAATACATCAGCAGCAACTGTCCCAACAGCATTAGATGAAGCGGTTCGTGATGGCCGTATTCAACGTGGTCAAACATTATTACTAGAAGCGTTTGGTGGCGGTTTCACTTGGGGCTCAGCATTAGTGAAGTTTTAATCAAGTGATTAAACATTACTGATTTGCTTTTATTTTTAGTGCATTAAAACTAATAAGCAATATATTAGTTTTAATGCATATTAATCGACTAATGATTAGTCAATAAATAAGGATTCTCGAATGTCTAAGTTCGCGATTGTTTTCCCAGGTCAGGGCTCTCAAACCGTTGGTATGCTAGCTGAATTAGCAGAACAATTTGATGTGGTTAAAGAAACGTTCTCTGAGGCATCTGATGCGCTAGGTTACGATCTTTGGGCGTTGGTTCAAAACGGCCCAGCAGAAGATTTAAACCAAACACAACGCACTCAGCCTGCATTGTTAACAGCATCTGTTGCGATTTGGCGTGTATGGCAGCAGCAAGGTGGTGAGCAACCAACGCTACTTGCTGGTCACAGCCTTGGTGAATATTCTGCACTAGTATGTGCAGGTGTTATTGATTTTAAAGCTGCGGTAAAACTGGTTGAACTTCGTGGTCAACTAATGCAAGAAGCAGTACCGGCTGGAGTTGGTGCTATGTCTGCAATTATCGGTCTTGATAACGATGCAATTGCGAAAGCATGTGAAGAAGCGGCTCAAGGCGAAGTATGTTCTCCTGTTAACTTCAATTCGCCGGGCCAGGTTGTTATTGCTGGTAATAAAGAAGCGGTAGAGCGTGCAAACGTTCTGTGTAAAGAAGCGGGTGCTAAACGTGCGCTTCCTCTTCCTGTTTCTGTGCCTTCTCACTGCGCATTGATGAAACCTGCTGCGGATAAACTTGCAGTAGCACTAGAAACTATCGAATTTAATGCACCGTCTGTACCTGTTATTAACAATGCTGACGTGGCAACAGAAACTGATCCAGCAGCGATTAAGCTTGCACTCGTTAAACAGTTATACAGCCCAGTACGTTGGACTGAATCTGTTGAGCGCATGGCTGCAGAAGGTATCGAAGAATTATTAGAAATGGGTCCAGGTAAAGTATTAACTGGCCTAACTAAGCGTATTGATCGCGCACTTAGCGGTGCTGCAGTTAATGATATTGCTTCATTAGAAGCGGCTATGGCTAAGTAGTCATTAAGCTTTAAAGAGGATTTACAATGAGCCTGGAAGGTAAAGTTGCACTAGTTACAGGTGCAAGCCGTGGTATCGGCCGTGCAATTGCTGAAATTTTAGCAGAGCGTGGCGCAACAGTTATTGGTACTGCAACATCTGAAAGTGGTGCTGAAGCTATTAGTGCGTATCTTGGTGACAAAGGTAAAGGTCTCGCTCTAAATGTGACTTCACCTGAGTCTATTGAATCAGTTTTAAAACAGATTAAAGCAGATTTTGGTGATGTTGACATTTTGGTGAACAATGCTGGTATCACTCGTGATAATCTGTTGATGCGCATGAAAGATGATGAATGGCAAGATATCCTTGATACGAACCTAACATCTATCTTCCGCCTTTCTAAAGCGGTACTGCGTGCAATGATGAAAAAACGTAATGGTCGTATTATCAGCATTGGCTCTGTTGTGGGTACTATGGGTAATGCGGGTCAAACGAACTACGCAGCAGCAAAAGCTGGCCTATTAGGTTTCACAAAATCAATGGCACGTGAGGTAGCTTCTCGTGGTATTACTGTTAACGCAGTCGCTCCCGGTTTTATCGAAACTGATATGACCAAAGCGTTAAATGATGACCAACGTGCAGCAACACTTGCAAATGTACCTGCAGGTCGTTTAGGTGATCCGCGTGAAATTGCAGCATCTGTTGCATTTTTAGCCTCGGATGATGCTGCTTACATAACGGGCGAAACGTTGCACGTTAACGGCGGTATGTACATGATTTAATCAAAAGATTTGCAATACTTAATGACGCAAGTCAAACTGATCTAGTTTTATGATAAAATCGTGGTTTGACCAGCACTATGAGTGTTGCAACTTTTGTCGTAATGAATAAACTACAGCAAATCGCATTAGCGAATTCTTGTTAAGGAAATATATTAGTATGAGCAACATCGAAGAACGCGTAAAAAAAATCATCGTTGAGCAACTAGGCGTAGACGAAGCTGAAGTTAAAAACGAATCATCTTTCGTTGACGATCTAGGTGCAGACTCACTAGATACAGTTGAACTAGTAATGGCTCTTGAAGAAGAATTCGATACAGAGATTCCAGACGAAGAAGCTGAAAAAATTACTACTGTTCAAGCTGCAATCGACTACGTAAACAGCGCACAGTAATATAAAAATGAATATATCCAGGCGGTCTTTATGACCGCCTGTTTTTTTTTAATTCCTGTTTTATCCTCAATTCCCGGAGAAATTAATCGTGTCTAAGCGTCGTGTAGTTGTAACTGGCATGGGTATGCTTACCCCGGTTGGTAATTCTGTTGAATCTTCTTGGAAAGCTTTACAGTCTGGCACTAGTGGTATTAGTACTATCCAACATTTTGATGCAAGCGCATTTGCTACTCAATTTGCCGGCATGATCAAAGACTTCAATTGTGAAGATTACATGTCTAAGAAAGATGCTCGCAAAATGGATTTATTCATTCAGTATGGCATTGCGGCTGGCGTACAAGCTTTCAAAGATTCAGGTATTGAAGTTACTGAAGAAAATGCAGCACGCATTGGTGTTGCTATCGGTTCTGGTATTGGTGGTTTAGGTTTAATCGAAGCTGGCCATCAAGCTTTTATGGAAAAAGGTCCGCGCAAAATTAGCCCGTTCTTTGTTCCTTCGACAATTGTAAATATGATTGCAGGCCACATGTCTATCATGCATGGTCTTCGCGGTCCAAACATTGCTATATCTACGGCGTGTACAACAGGCCTTCATAACATTGGCCATGCTGCACGTATGATTGCTTACGGCGATGCTGACGCTATGGTTGCTGGTGGTGCAGAAAAAGCATCGACAGAACTAGGTATGGGCGGCTTTGCTGCTGCTAAAGCGTTATCTACACGTAATGATGATCCTCAAGCGGCTTCTCGTCCATGGGACAAAGATCGCGATGGTTTCGTGTTGGGTGACGGCGCTGGTGTAATTGTATTAGAAGAATACGAACATGCTAAAGCGCGTGGCGCAAAAATTTATGCTGAGCTTGTAGGCTTTGGTATGAGTGGTGACGCTTATCACATGACTTCACCAAGTGCTGATGGTTCAGGTGGTGCGTTAGCGATGGAAGCTTGTATTCGTGATGCGGGCATTAATGCAGACCAAATTGGCTACATTAATGCGCACGGTACATCGACACCTGCTGGTGATGTTGCTGAAACATTAGGTATTAAGCGCGCTATGGGTAGTGCGGTTGACAACGTGATGGTATCTTCGACTAAATCAATGACTGGTCACCTGTTAGGTGCTGCAGGCTCTGTTGAGTCAATCATCACAATTCTAAGCCTTGTTGATCAAGTGGTTCCGCCAACAATTAACTTGGATAATCCAGGTGAAGGTTGTGATCTGGACTATGTTCCAGGTGAAGCACGCCAAGCAAATCTAGAGTACGCATTGTGTAACTCATTTGGTTTCGGCGGTACTAACGGTTCATTATTATTTAAGAAAATGTAGTTACATTTGTCTCTAAATAGCATCAGGAAAATCGCTTAATAACCTGATATGATTAGCAGCCCGATATCTTTGTAGGTATCGGGCTGTTTTTTATCATAAAAAAGGATAATCGATGGCGTTTATTAACAGTCAGAAGCAACGAGAGTTAACAATAACTGATCGTGCTACACAATATGGAGATGGCTGTTTTTCGACAATAGGCGTTAAACAGGGAAAACTGTTGTTATGGCGGTTTCATCTTGATCGTTTACAACAAACGTTGCGTAAATTGGCGATTAATGAACCTGATTGGGATCAAGTATTCTTGCAAGCTGAACAATTCGCGGCGACATTTACAGATCGTGGTGGGGTAAAAATATTAATTAGTCGAGGTTGTGGCGGTCGGGGTTATAGTCCAACGGGTTGCAATGACACGACAGTTATTTTTAGTGCATTCAATTGGCCAGCTCATTATGAGCAATGGCAGAAAAAAGGCATCATATTGGGTGTTTGTCAGCAGCAACTGGGTTACAGTCCAATGCTTGCGGGTATGAAGCACTTAAATCGATTAGAACAGGTGCTTTTAAAACAAGAAGTCGAAAATAATCAATGGTTGGATGCTGTGGTACTCAATACCAATAATCATGTTATTGAAACAACGGCATCTAATATCTTCTGGCGTAAAGGAAATATTGTCTATACGCCTGAATTAACTGGATCGGGAGTTGAGGGTGTAATGCGTCGACACGTCATTACATTGCTTTCAACTTTGCCATATACGTTAGAATTTGGTGATTATTTATTGGCAGATTTGCTTTGTGCCGATGAAGTATTTATAACCAATGCGTTAATGGAGTTAGTGCCAATAAAGGCGATTGACTCTACCTATTATCAAGAACAGTCACTACTCGACGTATTAAAAAAGAGGCTATATACGTGTTAAAGAAGTTGATTCTTATTGTTTTCATTCTTGCTGCAATAGCGGCAGGGGCTGCTGGCTGGGCATATACTCAAGTTAAGAATGAGCTAAATCTGCCCGTTATTAATACTGAGCAGGTAATGTTAACAGTTAAACCAGGGACATCGTTTAGAGGGTTAATTAATCAGCTTGTACAAGATAAAGTGATCAAAGTATCACAATGGACGCGCTGGGTCGGAAAGTTAGATCCATCGTTAACGGATATTAAGGCTGGTACTTACGGTCTAGAGCCAAACAAAACATTGCAAGAAGTGTTGGCATTGATTGCTTCGGGCAAAGAGTTTCAATATTCAATTACCTTGGTTGAAGGTGAGCGTTTTAGTGAATGGCTAAAAAAAATTCAAGCAGCGCCTGAATTAAAGCATGTCAGTGATGGCATGACAGAGCCACAAATTGCGAAAGCGATTGGTATTGATAACGCGAAAATTGAAGGTTACTTATTGCCTGATACTTATCATTACACGGCGGGTACTTCGGATATTGCGGTATTAAAACGTGCTTATCTAGCAATGAACAAAGAGTTAGCGACAGCATGGGAACTACGTGAGAAAGATCTACCTTTAAAAGATCCTTATCAAGTGTTGATCATGGCTTCTATTATTGAAAAAGAAACCGCTGTGCCAACAGAACGAGGTTTGGTTGCGTCTGTATTTATGAATCGTTTGCGTAAAGGGATGCCTTTACAAACCGACCCAACCGTTATTTATGGCATGGGGGATAAATATGACGGTAATATTACTAAAAAAGATCTTAGAACCCCAACCCCTTATAACACCTATACTATCAAAGGGTTACCACCAACACCGATAGCAATGCCAAGTAAAGCGTCGGTATTTGCTGCTGTGGATCCTGATACGAGTAATTACTATTATTTCGTTGCTGACGGTAAAGGTGGGCACAAATTCTCTACAACTTTGGTTGAGCACAACCGTGCGGTTCGTGCATACCTGAAAACATTAAGAAAACAGTCACAATGATCGGTAAATTTATTGTCATCGAAGGCCTAGAAGGGGCCGGTAAAAGTACTGCGATAAAGCAAGTTATCGCGACATTGGCGCAGCATGGTATTCATGACCCTGCATCAACGCGAGAGCCTGGCGGTACACCCTTAGCTGAGCAAATGCGTGCACTGGTTAAAGAAGGGCATCCCGATGAGCCATTAACAGATATGGCTGAATTATTACTGCTATATGCGGCACGTATTCAATTGGTTGATAACGTCATAAAACCTGCATTGAACCAAGGTCAGTGGGTCGTTGGTGATCGTCATGATATGTCATCCCAAGCATACCAAGGAGGCGGTCGTGGTTTTGATAAAGCATTAATGGAAAATTTACGCGATACGATATTGGGTGATTTTCGTCCTGATTTGACGATTTATATGGATATCGATCCTGAACTGGGACTACAACGTGCTCGTGGGCGCGGCGCGTTAGATCGTATTGAACAAATGAATGTCGATTTCTTTCATCGTGCGCGTGCACGTTTCCTTGAATTATCAGAAAATCAGCCAAACGTCATTATTGTCGATGCAAGCCAGAGTTTAGAAAAAGTTACTGAAGATCTACAGTCTGCGCTGAATGCGTGGTTGGAGCAGCAATAACATGTTGTATCCGTGGCAAGAATCGTTATGGCAGAATTGGCAACAGTTGTTAGAACAAAAGCGGCTTCACCATGCCATTTTGTTATTGGCGATAAAAGGCAGTGGCCGTGATGCCCTCGCGCGA is part of the Photobacterium angustum genome and harbors:
- the fabF gene encoding beta-ketoacyl-ACP synthase II translates to MSKRRVVVTGMGMLTPVGNSVESSWKALQSGTSGISTIQHFDASAFATQFAGMIKDFNCEDYMSKKDARKMDLFIQYGIAAGVQAFKDSGIEVTEENAARIGVAIGSGIGGLGLIEAGHQAFMEKGPRKISPFFVPSTIVNMIAGHMSIMHGLRGPNIAISTACTTGLHNIGHAARMIAYGDADAMVAGGAEKASTELGMGGFAAAKALSTRNDDPQAASRPWDKDRDGFVLGDGAGVIVLEEYEHAKARGAKIYAELVGFGMSGDAYHMTSPSADGSGGALAMEACIRDAGINADQIGYINAHGTSTPAGDVAETLGIKRAMGSAVDNVMVSSTKSMTGHLLGAAGSVESIITILSLVDQVVPPTINLDNPGEGCDLDYVPGEARQANLEYALCNSFGFGGTNGSLLFKKM
- the fabG gene encoding 3-oxoacyl-ACP reductase FabG, coding for MSLEGKVALVTGASRGIGRAIAEILAERGATVIGTATSESGAEAISAYLGDKGKGLALNVTSPESIESVLKQIKADFGDVDILVNNAGITRDNLLMRMKDDEWQDILDTNLTSIFRLSKAVLRAMMKKRNGRIISIGSVVGTMGNAGQTNYAAAKAGLLGFTKSMAREVASRGITVNAVAPGFIETDMTKALNDDQRAATLANVPAGRLGDPREIAASVAFLASDDAAYITGETLHVNGGMYMI
- the pabC gene encoding aminodeoxychorismate lyase, whose product is MAFINSQKQRELTITDRATQYGDGCFSTIGVKQGKLLLWRFHLDRLQQTLRKLAINEPDWDQVFLQAEQFAATFTDRGGVKILISRGCGGRGYSPTGCNDTTVIFSAFNWPAHYEQWQKKGIILGVCQQQLGYSPMLAGMKHLNRLEQVLLKQEVENNQWLDAVVLNTNNHVIETTASNIFWRKGNIVYTPELTGSGVEGVMRRHVITLLSTLPYTLEFGDYLLADLLCADEVFITNALMELVPIKAIDSTYYQEQSLLDVLKKRLYTC
- the mltG gene encoding endolytic transglycosylase MltG encodes the protein MLKKLILIVFILAAIAAGAAGWAYTQVKNELNLPVINTEQVMLTVKPGTSFRGLINQLVQDKVIKVSQWTRWVGKLDPSLTDIKAGTYGLEPNKTLQEVLALIASGKEFQYSITLVEGERFSEWLKKIQAAPELKHVSDGMTEPQIAKAIGIDNAKIEGYLLPDTYHYTAGTSDIAVLKRAYLAMNKELATAWELREKDLPLKDPYQVLIMASIIEKETAVPTERGLVASVFMNRLRKGMPLQTDPTVIYGMGDKYDGNITKKDLRTPTPYNTYTIKGLPPTPIAMPSKASVFAAVDPDTSNYYYFVADGKGGHKFSTTLVEHNRAVRAYLKTLRKQSQ
- a CDS encoding beta-ketoacyl-ACP synthase III, whose protein sequence is MNSKILGTGSYLPQQVRSNADLEKMVETSDEWIVTRTGIRERRISSEDETVAVMGYQASLKAIEMAGIDKEDIDLIIVATSSASHSFPSAACQVQGMLDIKGCPAFDLSAACTGFVYALSVADQHIKTGMAKNVLVIGSDALSHCCDPEDRSTIILFGDAAGAVVIGASEEPGIISTHLYADGHFGGLLSLAVPEHGKDFDANKWLYMAGNEVFKVAVTQLSNLVKSTLAENNMDKSELDWLVPHQANMRIISATAKKLSMSMDQVVVTLDRHGNTSAATVPTALDEAVRDGRIQRGQTLLLEAFGGGFTWGSALVKF
- the fabD gene encoding ACP S-malonyltransferase, with protein sequence MSKFAIVFPGQGSQTVGMLAELAEQFDVVKETFSEASDALGYDLWALVQNGPAEDLNQTQRTQPALLTASVAIWRVWQQQGGEQPTLLAGHSLGEYSALVCAGVIDFKAAVKLVELRGQLMQEAVPAGVGAMSAIIGLDNDAIAKACEEAAQGEVCSPVNFNSPGQVVIAGNKEAVERANVLCKEAGAKRALPLPVSVPSHCALMKPAADKLAVALETIEFNAPSVPVINNADVATETDPAAIKLALVKQLYSPVRWTESVERMAAEGIEELLEMGPGKVLTGLTKRIDRALSGAAVNDIASLEAAMAK
- the acpP gene encoding acyl carrier protein, yielding MSNIEERVKKIIVEQLGVDEAEVKNESSFVDDLGADSLDTVELVMALEEEFDTEIPDEEAEKITTVQAAIDYVNSAQ